The region TTTGAGCGTTGAAATCGTTTAAAATATTGTGGAGTTTTTTTGGCGTGCTGGTGTGATCTTTATCTAAGATCGCTATTTTAGCGCCTTTCAAAAGGCCTTCTAACTCGTTCAACACTTGCATGGTGCCTATCCTTTTACCCACTAAAACTTCGCTTTGGCATGCGTTGCAAATTTTAGGGATAGGGCTTGAAAAATGGCAATAATGGCACATGAGTTTGTTGGTCTTTAAATGCAAACTCATATTCACGCTACAAAAGGGGCATTGAACGCTTTTATAGCAATTTTGGCACAGCAAGGTTTTAAAATTAGCCCTTGTAGGCACAAAAATAATGGCTTGCTCGTTTTTGTCTATCACTTGTTGCAGCGCTTCTAGGAGTTTGGGCGTGATAAAACGCTCCGTTTTTTCAAAAATAATGTTTTTTTGCGTGGGGGTGTAGCGCCCCTTTAAGCGTACTAAAGCCTTATCTTTAAAGCGTTGGTAACTACTCAAACTTGGCGTAGCAGAGCCTAAAATCACTTGAATAGGGAATTTATGGGATAAATACAAGCATAAATCCCTAGCGTTATACATAGGGCTTTGCTGGGATTTATAAGAAAAGTCATGCTCTTCATCTACAATGATCAAACCCAACTCCTTAAGGGGTAAAAACAACGCGCTTCGTGTGCCTACCACTAATTTGATTTCTTGCGAATAAAGCTTTTCTAAAAATTGTTTTTTTTGATTTTGAGAGAGTTTGCTATGCCACAAGCCTAAATTTTCTTTAAAAACTTTTTTAAGGCGTTGTTGCATTTGAGGGGTGAGGGCGATTTCTGGCACTAACAACAGAGTGCTTTTTTTTTGCTCTAATATTTGAGCGATTGCATGCATATAAATTTCGGTTTTCCCGCTACCCGTATCGCCAAAGAGCAAGCTTGCTGGATGTTTTTGCAATTCTTTTAAAGCGTTGGTTTGCGTTTGGCTTAAAACATTAAGAACAGGCTCAATTTTTTCTAACCCCACTAAATCGCATTCTTTAAAAGGGGCAAAAAGGCTTAAGACTGAAGAAAGATTAGCCGAGTAATATTGAGCGATAAAAATAGCGAGCTCCATTTGAAAAGGGAGTAAAAAATAAGGGGTTTTTTCCAATTCTAGGCATTCAAAAGAGGGTTTTGAAACTTCTTTAAGAACGACGCCCAAAAGCGTTTTATTCCTTAAAGGGATATTGACTAACGCTCCGTTTTGGTGCTGTTCTTTAGAAAAGTAAGTTAAGGGGGGGGTTTTATTTTTTAAAGGAGCGATCAAGTAATAGAACATGATGAGATTTTTTCTAAAAGCTTTTGGAGTTCATTATGCAAATACTCGTTTTGACACCTTTCATGCAAATAGTCCTTTAAAAGCTCTAAGGCGTTTAATTCTTGGTTATGGAAACGCTCCTTTAGGGTGCGTTTCATCTCATCGCTAAAGGTGTTATTGAGAGAGATTTTATAGCGTTTGCCCAAATAAGTGATCTCTAAGCTATCGTTTTCTAAAGACATGTTTTTAATGGTTTATGACAATAAATCAGAGATTTTGTCATAAAGACCTTGAATACCCTTATCTTTAGCGCTCAATTCATCGTATAAAATAGCGATTTGAATGTCTTTTTCTTCATTTTGCGCATTCAGGGTGGTGTTTGCTTGGCGTAAAGCGTTCAACTCTTCTTCTTGTTTTTGGATTTTTTCAATCAATTCATCAATTTTAGCGCCCAACTGGTTCAATAAACTTAAAGATTGCATCATAAGCCTTTCTATGGTTTTTAAAAGTTATTATATCAAAGCTATTAAATTATCGCAAAATACCCCTATCCCCTTAAGGTAATGACTTTTACCATAAAATCAAGCAACTAAATCCTATTTTTAAGCAGTTCTTATGGCGGTATTTGGTATTTTTGATTACCATAAAACAATAAGATAGAAAGCTTGACAGGGAATGATAAATGCAAAAAAGTATATTCAAAATAACTCTGTTGTTGGTTTTCCTCTTTTTAAGGAATGCTGTTAGTTTAGACGATAAAAAAGCAGCTCCTAAAAGCGTTCAAAATACCCCTAAAAATTTACCCCCTATCCAGTTAAGGCTCGATCAAGCCTATGAAGACCTTATCAAAATGTTAGACAATATGGGAAAAAGCACGCAGTATGAGTTCCCTAAAATTAAAGAAATCCTAGAACAAAGCGAAGAGGAGTGGCTAGGAGTCGCCCATGAAGAATGCGTGGCGTTAGTCATGTTAATAAGCCCTAAGGCTTCTATTGAAAACAGCCCGATTTATAAGAATTGCTATGAAGCTTATGTGAAACAAAGAATCCATGATTTATATGATTTTTATATAGAGGGCAAAAAGGTGAAGAGAAAAATCAAGAAAGCCCATGAGCATGAAATGGCCCTCAACAAATCCCAACCCTTAAAAAAAGAACCGCCTAAAAGCGAGAATAAAAAGGGCTTAACAAAACCTAGCTTAAAAGACGCAAAGATCCCTAAAGGGTATTACTTGCAAATTGGGGCTTTTTTAAATTCGCCCAGTAAGGATTTTTTGCAAACGCTCAAAAATTTCCCTCACCAAATGGAGGAAAAAGACTCCCTCACGCATTATTTGATTGGCCCTTATAAAACCAAAGAAGAAGCCCTAAAACAGCTTGAAAATGCGGCTAAAAGCTTTAAAAATAAGCCCGTGTTGGTGGAAAAATAGTTTTATTGGATTTTATAAAGCCACATGGCTATTAGCGCAACAAACAAACTCGCACCCAAAAACGCATAGCCTATCATTTTATAAAGGGGGATAAAATTTTTTTGAATTTCTTCTTCTGCAATGATGATTTTAGAAACCTCTAAGCGGTTAGTTGGGGCGCTGTCTGTGAGGTAAAAGCCCTGTTTTTTAAGTGCAAAATAAGGGGTTTTGATCAAGGCGTCATTTTTAAAAGAGGCCACAAACGCCCCGATATTAGAAAACTTGACTTTGTTGTCCGCGTCTAATAAGACAAAGGGGGTGTTTTTGAATCGTTCTTCTAAGATTTTTAAAGGCTCTAAAGAAGAGGCATTATCCAATTCTAAAAGGCTTTTAGCGATCGCATCAGCGGTGTATTGCATGCGTATTTGGGTGTTTTCCAAAAGGTTATTTTTCGCATAAAAGAAAAATAACACTAACAAAACCCCCACTAAAAGCAAGGTAGAAAGGGTATAAACGATTAAAAAACGCTTTTTAAAAGAATGGGGCATGACGGACCTTTTTGTTGGTAGTGGGTTGAACAACATGGCTTTTTTATGATTGGATTAAAAACGCTCAAACGCAACCCTTTTTTCTACCATATTTATTTAATTTTATGGTAAATTTTTGAAAAATTGTTATAATTCCTACACTTTTATTGGTAAATTCATTTAAAAAAAGGAGTTTAGAATATGCTTGATATATGGATAGATATGATAATCTGTATTTTTTATTTGCTCTTTTTTACGACTCCTTACATTGTGGGCGATATTTTGCAATTGAAATTTATCCGCCAAAAGCTCTGCGAAAAACCTGTTTTACTCCCACAAAAGGATTATGAAGAAGCAGGAAATTACGCCATTAGGAAAATGCAGTTATCCATTATTTCTCAAATTTTAGATGGGGTGATCTTTGCTGGTTGGGTCTTTTTTGGTTTGACGCATTTAGAAGATCTCACGCATTATTTAAACCTTCCTGAAACGCTAGGTTACTTGGTGTTTGCTTTGTTGTTTTTAGCGATTCAAAGCGTTTTAGCTTTACCCATTAGCTACTACACCACCATGCATTTGGATAAGGAATTTGGCTTTTCTAAGGTGAGCTTGTCGTTGTTTTTTAAGGATTTTTTCAAAGGGTTATTGCTCACTTTAGGCGTGGGGTTGTTGTTGATTTACACTCTTATTATGATCATTGAACATGTGGAGCATTGGGAGATTAGCTCGTTTTTTGTCGTGTTTGTTTTTATGATATTAGCTAATCTTTTTTACCCTAAAATCGCCCAGCTTTTCAACCAATTCACCCCCTTGAATAATAGGGATTTGGAAAGTCAAATTGAGAGCATGATGGATAAGGTGGGTTTTAAATCCGAAGGCATTTTTGTGATGGACGCTAGCAAGAGGGACGGGCGTTTGAATGCGTATTTTGGGGGCTTGGGTAAAAACAAGTGGGTGGTGTTGTTTGACACTTTGATCTCTAAAGTTGGGACAGAAGGGCTTTTAGCCATTTTAGGGCATGAATTAGGGCATTTTAAAAATAAGGATTTGTTGAAAAGTTTAGGGATTATGGGAGGCTTGCTCGCTCTTGTTTTTGCTCTGATCGCTCATTTGCCACCGATCGTTTTTGAAGGTTTTAATGTCTCGCAAACGCCAGCGAGTTTGATTGCGATTTTACTCTTGTTTTTGCCGGTATTTTCTTTTTACGCTATGCCTTTGATCGGGTTTTTTAGCCGAAAGAACGAATACAATGCGGACAAATTTGGGGCGAGTTTAAGCTCTAAAGAGACTTTAGCCAAAGCGTTAGTGTCCATTGAGAGCGAGAATAAAGCGTTCCCCTATTCGCACCCTTTTTATGTTTTCTTGCATTTCACCCACCCGCCGCTATTAGAACGCTTGAAAGCTTTGGATTATGAAATTGAATGACCCTTTCACAAGCCCTAAACAAAGCCAAAAAAGGATTATCGCCAAAAGGCTTTAGGGGGGGCTTGGAGTCTGAAATTTTATTAGGCTTTGTCTTGCAAAAAGAAAGGGTTTTTTTGCACACGCATGCTTATTTAGAATTAACCCACGAAGAAGAGATGCGTTTTTTTGAATTGGTAGGAAAGCGTTTGAATGACTGCCCCATAGAGTATTTATTAGGAAGCTGTGATTTTTATGGGCGTTCTTTTTTTGTGAATGAGCATGTTTTAATCCCACGGCCTGAAACGGAGATTTTAGTCCAAAAAGCCCTTGATATTATTTCTCAATACCATTTAAAAGAAATAGGCGAAATCGGCATAGGGAGCGGATGCGTGTCTGTTAGCTTGGCTTTAGAAAACCCTAAACTTTCCATTCATGCGAGCGATATTTCACCAAAAGCTTTAGAAGTGGCGTTAAAAAATATTGAACGCTTTAATTTAAAAGAGCGTGTTTTTTTAAAACAAACGCATCTTTGGGATCATATGCCCATGATAGAAATGCTTATCTCTAACCCGCCTTATATTGCTAGAGATTATCCTTTGGAAAAATCCGTTCTCAAAGAACCGCACGAAGCCCTTTTTGGGGGGGTTAAAGGCGATGAAATCTTAAAAGAAATCGTTTTTTTAGCCGCTGAGTTAAAAATCCCTTTTTTGGTTTGTGAAATGGGGTATGACCAGTTAAAAAGCTTGAAAGAATGCTTGGAATTTTGCGGTTATTTTGCAGAGTTTTACAAGGATTTGAGCGGCTTTGATAGAGGGTTTGTGGGCGTTTTAAAAAGTTTTTTAAGATAAATTAAAAACTTAATTACCCTTTTAGTGTTACAATAAAAACACTTAAAACAATAAAGGATGTCGCTCATGTATGTTGAAAAAATTCTCCAATCTTTACAGAAAAAATACCCCTATCAAAAAGAGTTCCATCAAGCCGTCTATGAAGCCATCACTTCTTTAAAACCCCTTTTAGACAGCGATAAAAGCTATGAAAAGCATGCGATTTTAGAGCGTTTGATTGAGCCTGAAAGGGAGATTTTTTTTAGGGTGTGTTGGCTAGATGATAACCATCAAATCCAAGTCAATCGGGGGTGTAGGGTTGAATTCAATTCGGCTATTGGCCCTTATAAAGGGGGCTTGAGATTCCACCCTAGCGTGAATGAAAGCGTGATCAAGTTTTTAGGCTTTGAGCAAGTGTTGAAAAATTCGCTCACCACTTTGGCTATGGGGGGCGCTAAGGGAGGGAGCGATTTTGACCCTAAGGGAAAGAGCGAGCATGAGATCATGCGTTTTTGCCAGGCGTTCATGAATGAATTATACCGCCATATTGGAGCCACGACTGATGTGCCAGCCGGGGATATTGGAGTGGGCGAAAGAGAGATTGGCTATCTGTTTGGGCAATACAAAAAATTAGTCAATCGTTTTGAGGGCGTATTGACCGGTAAGGGGCTCACTTATGGGGGGAGCTTGTGCAGAAAAGAAGCTACCGGCTATGGGTGTGTGTATTTTGCGGAAGAAATGTTGCAAGAAAGGAACAGCTCTTTAGAGGGTAAGGTTTGCAGCGTTTCTGGGAGCGGTAATGTCGCTATTTATACCATTGAAAAATTGCTTCAAATAGGGGCTAAACCGGTAACGGCGAGCGATTCTAATGGCATGATTTACGATAAAGACGGCATTGATTTAGAGCTTTTAAAAGAAATTAAAGAAGCGCGTCGTGGGAGGATCAAAGAATACGCTTTAGAAAAAACTAGTGCGAAATACACCCCCACAGAAAATTACCCCAAAGGGGGGAATGCCATATGGCATGTGCCTTGTTTTGCGGCTTTTCCTAGCGCGACCGAGAATGAATTGAGCGTTTTAGACGCTAAAACCCTCCTTTCTAATGGGTGTAAATGCGTGGCTGAAGGAGCGAACATGCCCTCAAGCAATGAAGCGATTGAATTGTTTTTACAGGCTAAGATTTCTTATGGTATAGGCAAGGCGGCTAATGCTGGGGGGGTGAGCGTGAGCGGCTTGGAAATGGCGCAAAACGCGAGCATGCACCCTTGGAGTTTTGAAGTGGTGGATGCGAAATTGCACCACATCATGAAAGAGATTTATAAGAATGTCTCTCAAACCGCTAAAGAGTTTAAAGACCCTACTAATTTCGTTTTAGGGGCTAATATCGCTGGTTTTAGAAAAGTGGCGTCTGCGATGATAGCGCAAGGGGTTTGATTACCCCCAATTTTACAAACCCAATTTTTTAACCCATCTCCTTATGGCACGCAACAAAGGTAAGGTTTTTTGATAAGCTTTGCGATAGATTTTAAAAGTGGTGTTTTGAGAGAGTTCTAATAAAGGTGAAGCGTTTTGTAAAAGCCGGTCATAATTAACCCTCAAATCATCATAATTAACCCTCAAATCATCATAATTAACCCTCAAATCATCAATAGATATTAAAGGCTCATGCAAATCACGATAGAAAATGAAAGGATTATCGTGATAAATCGTGTCGTTTTCTAAAATCGTTTTAAAAAAATCTAGGATTTTTTTAAAACTCAAATCTTGGTAAAAGTAAGCTTTCCCATCAAGGGTGTTTAAAGGGTTTTCACAGAGCATGTCTAAATAAGCGTTTGGGTGCGTGTGCAAGTATTTGATATAATCTATCGCTTCATCAAAATCTTTAAAATCACAAACGTTCACAAAACTCTTAGGGTTAAAATCTTTCGCCACGCTGGGACTCCCCCAATAAATAGGAATGGTATGGCTGAAATAAGCGTCAATGATCTTTTCAGTTACATAGCCATAGCCTTGAGTGTTTTCAAAACACAGATTGAATTTGTATTGGCTTAAAAACTCGCTTTTGTTTTTGACGTTATAGCCTAAAGTGTTTTTCACGCTCCCTCCCCCAGCAACTGGCTCAATAGCGTTTAAAGCGTCATAGAAAGCGTTCCTTATAGGAGCGTTAGGGTTGCTTGCGACAAAACTTGCAAACCCTCTTTTCAAAGGATCGCTCTCATTATTCACTACTGCGCACAAATTAGGGTGGTTTTCTTTAAAATGATGGGAGGGTTTTTTTAAAGCATAAAGGCTGTTGTCTTTAATCTTGTAGGGCGCGGTGGTGTCATTCACGCTCTCTGCTTTATGGTGTAGTCTATCATAATATAAAGGCATTCTCAAATAACGATCTCTAAAGTCTAATTCATCAAAGCCTATGGCGTAATCAAAGAGGTTGAAGTTAGGGACTTCGTTTTCACCGGTATAAAACACCCTTTTAGTGTTTTGATAGGATAGGATTTTTCTGGCTGATCCAATAGGACTGCCAAAGACGAGATCGGAGGGTTCGTTGGGGTTTTGGTGGAGGGTGATTGTGTAGCGTTGGCTTAAGATGAAATACAGAGCGCTCTTTTTAAATTCTTCAGCGCCTCCCCACCAATTCGCCACAGCGATTTTTAGGGGGGGGGGGGAGATTTAAAAGTAATTTTTTTTAATTGGAGCGCTTTCTATAAAGGCGTCTAGTAAGGGTTGGAACATGATTATCCTTTAAACCAATTTAGGCAAACTCAAATGGCGTTTGAAATACGCCAAGATCACAAGAATAAAAGGTATCGCTACCAAAAAGTATAAGAAAGTGGGGATAGGTAAGGGATCGCCTGCGGCATAGCTGTGCAAGCCAGAAAGGTAGTAATTCACGCCAAAATAAGTCATTAAAACCGAATAAAACCCTAGAACGCTGCTGCTCGCTAAAATAAAGGGCCAATTGTGAGAGCCTAAAAAACGCAAATGCAAGATTAAAGCATAGACGCAAATAGAAATCAATGCCCAAGTTTCTTTAGGGTCCCACCCCCAATAGCGCCCCCAAGATTCGTTCGCCCACACCCCGCCTAAGAAATTCCCGGCTGTGAGCATGAACAGGCCTAAAATCATGCTCATTTCATTGATAGCGCTAATGGAGAGAATGGTTTTGTCCAAATTGAAACGCCCTTGTTTGCGCAAAATAAACAAAACCAAGCTCAAAATCCCTAGCACAAAACACAAGCCCAAAAAGCCATAACTAGCGGTGATGACAGAGACATGGATATTGAGCCAATAGGATTTTAACACCGGCACTAAAGGACCGATTTGAGGGTCCATAAAGCCTAAATGAGCCACAAAGAGCGCGATACCGGCTAAAAAGCTAGAAGCCGATAGCGCGAGTTTGGAGCGTAAAACAAACCCTGCGACAACAGAAGCCCATGCGATATAAAGCATGGACTCATAAGCGTTGCTCCAAGGCGAATGCCCGCTCACATACCAACGCAAGATTAGCCCCACAGAATGAGCGATCGCGCAAAGCAAGATAGCCATATAAAGGATTTTAGTGAGCCAAATATTTGGAATCGTGTTTTTAACCAGAGAGGTGATCACAACGATAAAAAGCAATAACCCAAGAAAGATATAAGGCAAGGTCAGGCTGTTAAAAAAATTGGTGTGGTTTAAAAAAATTTCAGAATCCACTTTTGAAGAAGATAAATAGAGGTTTTTGGCATGTTCTTGCTGATAGACGCTTAAATCTTTTAGGGTTTTTCCTACTTTATCCCATTGATTGGTTTTCAAAGCGTCATCAAACCCGCTAAAAATATTTTTTAAAAACTCCGTTGCCACGCTTGAAATTTCTTTATTGGGGCTGTTGATCGCTTCAATGGGCGAGAGCCAAGCGGTGGTTTTATCGCTAGGGAAAATGCGTAAAAATTGAGCGCTAAAAAGCGTATAGACTAAGTTGATCCGTTCATCTACTTTTAGCGCGTCTTTATCCAACTCGTTGTGCGCATTAGGGGATTTTTGATTGGCTTCTTCAACCAAATTTTTTAATTTATACCCACGGCTATCAAACGCATCTCTAAAAGCGATACGGCTTTCGTCTAAAGGCGTGCCAATAAGCTTCCTTAAGGCTTTATTGGAAGTGTAAATCATCTTAATACTGCGCCAATCGTTAGGGAAAAACATGATCCCTAAAAGCACCTGCATGGCGTTTAGCCCTTGAAAATCATCTTTTCTTAAAATCTTATGGATGTATTCAATGCTGATGGTATCAAGGGGTTTGATACGCCCGTCAAAATCCTGGACTTGAAGCCTTTGAAAGGCTTTTAAGTGGTCTTTGGAATACTCTCTTAAACGTTTCAAACGCTCTAAAATCGCACTTTTAGAATCTTCTTTATTGGCGGGATTTTCTACGCTTTGTCGCTCAATTTTAGCGCTTTTGCCCCCATGCATGTCAATTTGGCCTTCATTGGCGAACGAAGAAGCAAAAGGGCTGATTAGAATTAAAGCGAATAAGAAAGTAGCAGCTTGTTGGGATTTTAAAAAGCGTGAAAGCTTTAAAAAACGCCCGTTTTTATCCAAAAGCAACCACAAAGCCCCCAAAATAAGCATCGCATACCCTAAATAAGTGGGGATTTTACCCGGGTCTTTATTGACAGAAAGGATCGTGCCTTTTTCATCCATGTCATAAGAAGATTGGAAAAAGCGATAACCTTCATAATCTAAAACATGGTTCATGAAAATCCTATAAGGTTTGATTAAAGTGTTATCCAATTTCAAAACTTCCACTTCTGAAGCGTAAGATGAAGGACTCATAGAGCCGGCGTAACGCTCTAATTCAAAACGCTTCAGCTTGATTTGAAAGGGCAATTCAATGTAAGCGGATCCAAAACTTAAAGAGAGCTTGTCGTCTTTAAACGTCTCGCTTTCTTCTATGCCTTCATTCCTGTTGTTTTTAATGAGGTTGAATTTGTGGCTCACGCCGTTATAGGTCGCTTTTAACACTAAAATAGTAGCGTCATCTTTTTTAATGGCGTTTTGCTTGTAGATCTCTAAAGGTTCTAAAATTAAAGGCTTGTGATCTAAAGTGGCATGAATGGGTTTTAATCGTTTGGAATAATAAAAGGTTAAAGGCGTTTTTAAAGAAAGTTTGGTGGTGTCATTAAGAGTGATATTAAGGTAAGTGTCCGTGCTTTCAAAAGAGCTTTGCGCGCTATTTTCTCGCACATGCATAAGCCCTTCTACGCCAAAAAAGCGCGTGATGGCTGCCCCCAAAATGATTAAAATCAAGGAGCTGTGGAAAAAAAGGCTGGCGTATCTTTTGCGCTCCAAAGCTTTAGATTTAATGAATGTGCCTATTAAAACCACCAACAAATACGCATGCAAGAAATTAAACCAAGGGGTGTTATACACAATCGCCTTACTCGCACTCGTGCCGTAATCGTTTTCTATAAAAGTGGCTATCGCGCACGCTAAGGCATAGAGCGCGATTAAAGGGATAGCGACCCAAAAAGAAGCCAACAAAAAATAAATCAAGCTCTTAAGGCTTTTCATGCATTTTCCTAACTGGATTTGTTTTTAGAAAGGTTGGTTTTATACTTGATGTAAGCCTTTAATTTTTTAGTGAGATCCTCATCGTTTTTCGTGTCTTGATACTTCCCATCGCCGATAAATTCTAACACCGCTAAAAATTGCGTAGAGGGCATATAGCCGGGCAATTCATAGATGGTTTTGCCGGTTTTATCGGATAAAACAATCGTAGGGGTGGATTGGACGGCATAAATTTGCGCTAATTCTTCTGTAGACATTTTGATTTCTTTTTCATCATTTTTATCCTTATCGCCGACTTTAAAATCATGCTCTTTAGAATAGCTGATATTGACATAGTAAGCGCTAAAATGCTCTTTAATATAGTCGTGCAATTCTTTGACATTTTTGAGATCTTTTTTAAACCTTTCGCAATAGGAGCAACCATTACGCCCAAAAACTAAAAGCATGTATTTGTCATTGGGGCTAATAGACTTATTGTCTAAAAAAACATCTTCTAAACCGGCGTAACTCTTTTTGTCTATATTGTCTCGCTCATCGTTCAATTCTTTGGAGCTTTGAGAGCCAGAGCTTAAAAGATTTTCATCTAACTTTTCTTTATTGTTGGATTTGCAAGCGCTTAAAAACAGCGAAATCAATAGCAACACGCTTAAAAATTTCTTAGAAACATAAGAAAGTGAAAACATGGAATAACCTTTATTGTTTAATAGATTTGGAAACTTGGTATTTTACTATAATAATCGCTTTTTTATGCAGATTTCACTCACTTTTAAGGTTTTTCACTAATTCAATGATAAATTTTGCGAACTCTATGGAATCGTTTAAGCATGGGCAAACTAAATATTCTTTAACCGCCAAGCGCTCTGCCATTAAGCGGTATTGCATGTCTAGTTCATAAAGCGTTTCAGAATTATCAATCGTGAAAGCCAAAGGGTAGATAATGATATGAGACTTGCGGTGCTTTTCTATCAACTCTTCAGTGCTTGGCTCTAGCCATTTCATAGGCCCTAGTTTGGATTGATAAGAGAGTAAAACCTCTTTAAAAGGAATATTTTTTTGTTGCATCAACTCTTTTAGTAAGCTCACATGGTGTTCGCATTCTTGCTGGTAAGTATCGCCGGCATCAACAATGCTTTTAGGTAAGCCATGGACGGAAAAGATTAAGACAAAATCCTGGCTTTTGCGGTTGTTTAGGGTGCTTGAAATCGTGTTTAAAATGATTTCATTAAGCTTTTTGTCAGCATAAAAGCGCTCTATCACTCGCACTTTGGGGCGGAAAGTTTCTAAGGATTTTAGGGCGTTAAAAGCGTCATTGAAACTAGAAAGGGTGGTGGTGCTAGAATATTGCGGATACATGGAAAAAAACACCAAGCTTTCTACCTCTTTTAAGGCTAAATCTTGTAAGACCATAGACGCATAAGGGGGGGTATAACGCATCGCATAAGTGTAAAAGCGAGAAGGATCCAATTCGTTCAAGCGCTCTGTAAGGGCGAATGTGATAGGCGTTAAAGGGGATTTGCCTCCTAATTTTTCATAGATTTTTTTGGATTTTTCTATGCGGCTATTGACGATCATTTTACCCACCATTTTACGCATGAAATTATTTTTAATGGTAAGGATAAAGGGGTCATCAAACATGTTTTTTAAAAACACCCCCACTTCATAAAGGCTGTTAGGCCCTCCCATATTCAAAAGAACGACTGCTTCTTTAGGGGATTTTGTGGCGTTATTTTCTAAATTATTAAGCTTTTCATTGATTAAATTCATTAGTGCATGCTAAAATAAAACGATTAATAAAAAATAAATCGTTAGAAAGAAGTTAATGTTAGAGATGAGTTTGCAAGCATTAAATACACAAGATTCTTCTGTGATGGCTCAATCCTTGCTTATCCATGCCTTTTTTGCCGCCTTGCTTGCCCTAGCCTTTATGATCAATCTTTACACCCTTTTTAAAGAAAAGAATTTCATCCAATTGAACAAAAAAATCTATCTTGTCATGCCAGCGATTTACATTCTTTTAAGCATCGCTCTTTTGAGCGGGATTTTTATTTGGGCGATGCAGCAATTTGAATTTTCTTTTAGCGCTGTTATCATGCTTTTAGGGCTGTTGTTGATGCTTATAGCAGAAATCAAACGCCATAAAAGCGTGAAATTCGCTATCACTAAAAAAGAAAGGATGGAAGCGTATATTAAAAAGGCTAAAATCCTGTATTTTTTAGAAACGATTCTTATTGTTGTGTTAATGGGCCTTTGAATGCGTTTTGTCTACCACCCTTTAGCCAAAGAGCCTGTTTTAAAAATAGAAGGCGAGAGTTACACGCATTTATACCGATCAAGGCGTATCAAAAGCGCGAGTCGTTTGGATTTAAGGAATTTAAAAGACGGCTTTTTATACACCTATGAGCATGCAGAAATCGCTAAAAAACACGCCCTTTTAAG is a window of Helicobacter pylori NQ4053 DNA encoding:
- the ccsA gene encoding cytochrome c biogenesis protein, with protein sequence MKSLKSLIYFLLASFWVAIPLIALYALACAIATFIENDYGTSASKAIVYNTPWFNFLHAYLLVVLIGTFIKSKALERKRYASLFFHSSLILIILGAAITRFFGVEGLMHVRENSAQSSFESTDTYLNITLNDTTKLSLKTPLTFYYSKRLKPIHATLDHKPLILEPLEIYKQNAIKKDDATILVLKATYNGVSHKFNLIKNNRNEGIEESETFKDDKLSLSFGSAYIELPFQIKLKRFELERYAGSMSPSSYASEVEVLKLDNTLIKPYRIFMNHVLDYEGYRFFQSSYDMDEKGTILSVNKDPGKIPTYLGYAMLILGALWLLLDKNGRFLKLSRFLKSQQAATFLFALILISPFASSFANEGQIDMHGGKSAKIERQSVENPANKEDSKSAILERLKRLREYSKDHLKAFQRLQVQDFDGRIKPLDTISIEYIHKILRKDDFQGLNAMQVLLGIMFFPNDWRSIKMIYTSNKALRKLIGTPLDESRIAFRDAFDSRGYKLKNLVEEANQKSPNAHNELDKDALKVDERINLVYTLFSAQFLRIFPSDKTTAWLSPIEAINSPNKEISSVATEFLKNIFSGFDDALKTNQWDKVGKTLKDLSVYQQEHAKNLYLSSSKVDSEIFLNHTNFFNSLTLPYIFLGLLLFIVVITSLVKNTIPNIWLTKILYMAILLCAIAHSVGLILRWYVSGHSPWSNAYESMLYIAWASVVAGFVLRSKLALSASSFLAGIALFVAHLGFMDPQIGPLVPVLKSYWLNIHVSVITASYGFLGLCFVLGILSLVLFILRKQGRFNLDKTILSISAINEMSMILGLFMLTAGNFLGGVWANESWGRYWGWDPKETWALISICVYALILHLRFLGSHNWPFILASSSVLGFYSVLMTYFGVNYYLSGLHSYAAGDPLPIPTFLYFLVAIPFILVILAYFKRHLSLPKLV
- a CDS encoding SoxW family protein; translated protein: MFSLSYVSKKFLSVLLLISLFLSACKSNNKEKLDENLLSSGSQSSKELNDERDNIDKKSYAGLEDVFLDNKSISPNDKYMLLVFGRNGCSYCERFKKDLKNVKELHDYIKEHFSAYYVNISYSKEHDFKVGDKDKNDEKEIKMSTEELAQIYAVQSTPTIVLSDKTGKTIYELPGYMPSTQFLAVLEFIGDGKYQDTKNDEDLTKKLKAYIKYKTNLSKNKSS
- the hemH gene encoding ferrochelatase, whose amino-acid sequence is MNLINEKLNNLENNATKSPKEAVVLLNMGGPNSLYEVGVFLKNMFDDPFILTIKNNFMRKMVGKMIVNSRIEKSKKIYEKLGGKSPLTPITFALTERLNELDPSRFYTYAMRYTPPYASMVLQDLALKEVESLVFFSMYPQYSSTTTLSSFNDAFNALKSLETFRPKVRVIERFYADKKLNEIILNTISSTLNNRKSQDFVLIFSVHGLPKSIVDAGDTYQQECEHHVSLLKELMQQKNIPFKEVLLSYQSKLGPMKWLEPSTEELIEKHRKSHIIIYPLAFTIDNSETLYELDMQYRLMAERLAVKEYLVCPCLNDSIEFAKFIIELVKNLKSE